The Nostoc sp. 'Lobaria pulmonaria (5183) cyanobiont' genome window below encodes:
- a CDS encoding Ig-like domain-containing protein — protein MKLHVLQPRNKQLGESTTMANAVLNLSELNSSNGFVINGIDVGENSGSSVSSAGDINGDGFDDLIIGASNASPNAQILAGESYVVFGFPTAATTNEDIAINILASNLLRRYTDIDGNTLTISDFTNPTNGTLTLNDNNTPDNPGDDFFIYTPNANFNGTDSFTFTVDH, from the coding sequence GTGAAACTTCACGTTTTACAGCCGAGAAACAAACAACTTGGAGAATCAACAACAATGGCTAATGCAGTTTTAAATCTATCTGAGCTTAATAGCAGCAACGGCTTTGTGATTAACGGCATTGATGTGGGTGAAAATTCAGGCAGTTCTGTCAGCAGTGCGGGGGACATCAACGGCGATGGCTTCGATGACTTGATTATCGGGGCAAGTAATGCCTCCCCCAACGCTCAGATTCTTGCAGGGGAAAGCTATGTAGTGTTTGGCTTTCCGACTGCCGCTACCACTAACGAAGATATCGCCATTAACATCCTTGCTAGCAATCTTCTGCGTAGATATACAGATATCGATGGCAATACTTTAACTATTAGTGATTTCACCAACCCCACTAACGGCACACTGACACTTAATGACAACAACACTCCAGACAATCCCGGCGACGACTTCTTCATCTACACCCCCAATGCCAACTTCAACGGCACTGACAGTTTCACCTTCACTGTCGATCATTAA
- a CDS encoding TIGR03032 family protein produces the protein MDEHDSCLCKDVLKLYIKIVYVCFGTICHHKIITGTTRNWVFVKRQAKFDISKLAAEDRCHLNGLAIRDGQPRYVTAVSQSDVAEGWRDRRADGGCVIDVESNEILIRGLSIPHSPRWYKDKLWLLNSGTGDFGYLDFKRGSFEPVAFCPGYMRGCAFHGDFAIVGVSQPRHNKTFSGLPLDEKLFKKNAEPRCGLLVIDLKSGDIVHSVQTVVVLELYDVVALPGVRRPMAIGFKSDEIRRMVTMG, from the coding sequence TTGGATGAACATGATTCTTGCTTGTGCAAAGATGTTCTCAAATTATATATAAAAATAGTTTATGTATGTTTTGGGACAATCTGTCATCACAAAATTATTACTGGCACAACAAGAAATTGGGTTTTTGTCAAAAGACAGGCGAAATTTGACATTAGTAAATTGGCAGCAGAAGACAGGTGTCATCTTAACGGGTTAGCAATACGAGATGGTCAGCCCAGATATGTCACTGCTGTGAGTCAGTCGGATGTGGCAGAAGGATGGCGGGATAGGCGGGCTGATGGTGGTTGCGTCATTGATGTGGAAAGTAACGAGATACTCATCAGAGGACTTTCCATACCCCATTCTCCTCGGTGGTATAAAGACAAGCTGTGGTTACTTAACTCTGGAACAGGAGATTTTGGCTACCTAGACTTTAAACGGGGCAGCTTTGAACCTGTGGCATTTTGTCCAGGATATATGCGCGGTTGTGCATTTCATGGCGACTTTGCGATCGTCGGAGTTTCTCAGCCCAGGCATAACAAGACTTTCAGTGGTTTGCCTTTAGACGAAAAATTATTTAAAAAAAATGCTGAACCTCGCTGTGGGCTACTGGTGATTGACCTGAAAAGCGGTGATATTGTCCATTCTGTGCAGACGGTGGTGGTACTGGAATTATACGACGTGGTGGCGCTACCAGGGGTGCGTCGTCCAATGGCGATCGGCTTTAAGAGTGATGAAATTCGGCGGATGGTAACGATGGGATGA
- a CDS encoding SDR family oxidoreductase — protein MTSFDSAKDLVLVVGATGGVGQLVVGKLLEKGLKVRVLTRNAAKAEEMFNQKVEIAVGDIRQPATLPAAMPGVTYIINCTGTTAFPSARWEFDQPPNLIEWGIIFLNPKSSEAKAKNSPAKIDAQGVSNLVAAAPQNLKRFVFISSCGILRKNQFPFSILNGFGVLDAKQKGEESIINSGLPYTIIRPGRLIDGPYTSYDLNTLLKAKTGGKYGVVIGTGDTLSGDASRIDVANACVECLFQPSNSRKIFEIVNQGQRPPVIDWETLFSGIE, from the coding sequence ATGACTTCTTTTGATTCAGCTAAAGATTTGGTACTAGTTGTTGGTGCTACAGGTGGAGTCGGGCAATTAGTGGTAGGCAAGTTACTCGAAAAGGGTTTAAAAGTTCGCGTTCTGACACGCAATGCTGCAAAAGCTGAAGAGATGTTTAACCAAAAAGTGGAAATTGCCGTTGGCGATATTCGCCAGCCAGCTACACTGCCAGCTGCAATGCCAGGTGTTACCTACATCATAAATTGTACTGGAACTACTGCCTTTCCCTCTGCGCGATGGGAGTTTGACCAACCCCCAAACTTGATTGAATGGGGAATTATTTTCCTTAATCCCAAATCTAGTGAAGCAAAAGCAAAGAATAGTCCGGCAAAGATTGATGCTCAAGGTGTCAGCAATCTAGTAGCAGCAGCACCCCAGAATTTGAAGCGATTCGTTTTCATCTCTTCTTGTGGAATTCTCCGTAAAAATCAGTTTCCTTTTAGTATTCTTAATGGTTTTGGCGTGTTGGATGCCAAACAAAAAGGCGAAGAGTCCATTATTAATTCAGGATTACCCTACACCATTATCCGCCCAGGACGCCTCATTGACGGGCCCTATACCTCATACGACCTCAACACCCTCCTGAAGGCAAAAACTGGGGGTAAATACGGTGTGGTCATAGGCACTGGGGATACACTTTCGGGTGATGCCAGCCGGATTGATGTCGCAAACGCTTGTGTAGAATGCCTTTTTCAGCCAAGTAATTCTAGGAAAATTTTTGAAATAGTCAACCAAGGACAAAGACCACCTGTAATTGACTGGGAAACTCTTTTTTCTGGGATTGAGTAA
- the dnaK gene encoding molecular chaperone DnaK: protein MAKVVGIDLGTTNSCVAVMEGGKPTVIANAEGFRTTPSVVAFAKNGDNLVGQIAKRQAVMNPENTFYSVKRFIGRRYDEVSNEATEVSYKVLSSNGNVKLDCPIAGKPFAPEEISAKVLRKLVEDASKYLGETVTQAVITVPAYFNDSQRQATKDAGKIAGIEVLRIINEPTAASLAYGFDKKSNETILVFDLGGGTFDVSVLEVGDGVFEVLATSGDTHLGGDDFDKKIVDFLAEKFKKAEGIDLRKDKQALQRLTEAAEKAKIELSSVTQAEINLPFITATQDGPKHLDTTLTRAQFEELCSDLIDRCRIPVENALRDAKLNKGDIDEVVLVGGSTRIPAVHQIVKQVLGKDPNQSVNPDEVVAVGAAIQAGVLAGDVTGILLLDVTPLSLGVETLGGVMTKIIPRNTTIPTKKSEVFSTAVDGQTNVEIHVLQGEREFSNDNKSLGTFRLDGIPPAPRGVPQIEVVFDIDANGILNVTAKDKGTGKEQSISITGASTLDKNDVDRMVREAEQNASSDKERREKIERKNQADSLAYQAEKQLQELGDKVPDADKTKVEGLVKELREAVAKEDDEQIKKLTPELQQALFAVGSNIYQQAGASAGAGAGATSGGEPQDSSSSSSSGNGDDVIDADFTESK, encoded by the coding sequence ATGGCAAAAGTAGTTGGAATTGACTTAGGAACAACGAACTCCTGCGTGGCAGTGATGGAAGGTGGCAAACCCACAGTAATTGCTAATGCTGAAGGTTTTCGGACAACGCCATCAGTAGTCGCATTTGCGAAAAATGGCGACAACTTGGTTGGCCAAATCGCCAAACGCCAAGCGGTGATGAACCCCGAAAATACGTTTTACTCAGTCAAACGCTTTATCGGTCGCCGCTACGATGAAGTTAGTAACGAAGCTACGGAAGTTTCTTACAAAGTTCTCAGCAGCAACGGCAATGTCAAATTAGATTGTCCAATAGCTGGTAAACCGTTTGCTCCTGAAGAAATTTCTGCAAAAGTTCTTCGCAAACTAGTTGAAGATGCCAGCAAATACCTGGGTGAAACCGTAACCCAAGCTGTAATCACCGTTCCCGCATACTTCAACGACTCGCAACGGCAAGCGACAAAAGACGCTGGTAAAATTGCCGGGATTGAAGTTCTACGGATTATCAACGAGCCTACAGCTGCTTCTTTGGCTTATGGGTTTGACAAGAAGAGTAACGAAACTATCCTCGTATTTGACCTTGGTGGTGGTACTTTCGACGTATCCGTGCTGGAAGTAGGAGACGGAGTTTTTGAAGTACTAGCCACATCTGGTGATACCCACCTTGGTGGTGACGACTTCGATAAAAAAATAGTTGACTTCTTAGCTGAGAAGTTCAAGAAAGCCGAAGGTATTGACCTGCGGAAAGACAAACAAGCTTTACAACGTCTGACTGAAGCCGCAGAAAAAGCCAAAATTGAGCTTTCTAGCGTCACCCAAGCAGAAATTAACCTACCATTTATCACCGCAACCCAGGATGGGCCCAAGCACCTGGATACAACCCTGACTCGCGCCCAGTTTGAAGAACTTTGCTCTGACTTAATTGACCGTTGTCGTATTCCTGTGGAAAACGCCCTGCGGGATGCCAAGTTAAACAAAGGCGATATTGATGAAGTGGTGTTAGTTGGTGGTTCTACGCGGATTCCTGCAGTCCACCAGATTGTGAAGCAGGTATTAGGTAAAGACCCCAACCAAAGCGTTAACCCTGATGAAGTCGTAGCAGTTGGTGCAGCCATTCAAGCCGGGGTACTGGCTGGTGATGTAACTGGCATCTTGCTGTTAGATGTGACACCGCTATCTTTGGGTGTGGAAACATTGGGCGGCGTGATGACCAAAATTATCCCCCGCAACACCACAATTCCTACCAAGAAATCGGAAGTTTTCTCCACTGCTGTGGATGGACAAACCAACGTAGAAATTCACGTCCTCCAAGGCGAACGCGAATTCTCTAACGATAACAAGAGCTTGGGAACCTTCCGCCTCGATGGTATTCCTCCTGCACCACGTGGCGTCCCTCAAATTGAAGTGGTGTTCGACATTGACGCTAACGGTATCCTTAACGTCACCGCTAAGGACAAAGGTACTGGTAAAGAACAGTCCATCAGCATAACTGGCGCTTCCACCCTGGATAAAAATGACGTTGACCGGATGGTGAGAGAAGCTGAACAGAACGCTTCATCTGACAAAGAGCGGCGTGAAAAGATTGAACGCAAGAACCAAGCCGATTCTTTGGCATACCAAGCTGAAAAGCAGTTACAAGAGTTGGGCGATAAAGTTCCCGATGCTGACAAGACTAAAGTCGAAGGTTTAGTAAAAGAACTGCGGGAAGCAGTTGCTAAAGAAGACGATGAGCAAATTAAGAAGCTCACTCCAGAATTGCAACAAGCACTATTCGCTGTTGGTAGCAACATCTATCAACAAGCTGGTGCAAGTGCTGGTGCCGGTGCGGGTGCTACATCTGGTGGTGAACCTCAAGATAGTAGTAGTTCCTCTAGTTCTGGTAACGGCGACGATGTGATTGACGCTGATTTTACAGAGAGCAAATAA
- a CDS encoding acetoacetate decarboxylase family protein, translated as MPYPQAPWTLQGHAIQTLHLLNIDQVRPLIPLELEIVSVWPGKTLGSVYFSNYGSGSVLEYSELIVVPALINYQRKIGAWISHIYVDNADSVAGGREIWGLPKELAKFTWEQGKYVTVHQENRKLCSLKYNQQSLAWRQRLSASSFSAKGADLLIFPAEFESMLGLIGSKLEIPVESPFSGIGLGQPWLTVRCEQLSLRVDAPKVVGQSILD; from the coding sequence ATGCCATATCCACAAGCACCTTGGACACTTCAGGGCCATGCTATCCAAACTCTGCATTTGCTAAATATTGACCAAGTGCGCCCTTTGATTCCCTTAGAGTTAGAAATTGTTTCTGTATGGCCTGGTAAAACCCTCGGTAGCGTGTATTTCTCTAATTACGGGTCAGGCTCAGTACTGGAGTATAGTGAGTTAATTGTTGTCCCAGCTTTGATTAATTACCAAAGGAAAATCGGTGCTTGGATTTCCCATATTTATGTTGATAATGCTGATTCAGTGGCTGGTGGTCGAGAAATCTGGGGACTACCAAAGGAACTAGCTAAGTTTACCTGGGAACAAGGAAAGTATGTTACTGTGCATCAGGAAAACCGGAAATTGTGTAGTCTTAAGTATAATCAACAAAGCTTGGCATGGAGACAGCGATTAAGTGCTTCTAGTTTCAGCGCTAAGGGTGCTGATTTGCTGATATTCCCTGCTGAATTTGAGTCTATGTTGGGTTTGATTGGTTCTAAGTTAGAAATCCCCGTCGAAAGTCCTTTTTCTGGAATAGGTTTGGGTCAACCTTGGTTAACTGTCCGTTGTGAGCAGTTGAGTTTGCGGGTTGATGCGCCAAAAGTGGTAGGTCAATCAATTTTAGATTAA
- a CDS encoding ATP-binding protein: MKNQDEGKYYIDFSSVCGGQIIEELKEIITFLSPDEPTCNLFTGHIGCGKSTELLRLQAELEQEGFHVVYFESSNNMEMENVDIADILLAIASSVSESLQPFKIEQPKRLQALLKEAERRLHTEVGLGAFQSRLPIFAYFRTTSLFTLLSGIVVAYIRSVASLGTGTCF; encoded by the coding sequence GTGAAAAATCAGGACGAAGGAAAGTATTATATTGATTTTTCCTCAGTCTGTGGTGGTCAGATCATTGAGGAATTGAAGGAAATTATCACCTTCCTTTCACCTGATGAGCCAACCTGTAATCTATTTACAGGGCATATAGGTTGTGGCAAATCTACTGAGTTGCTGCGACTCCAAGCAGAACTAGAGCAGGAAGGTTTTCATGTAGTTTATTTTGAGTCTAGTAACAACATGGAAATGGAAAATGTCGATATTGCTGATATTCTCTTAGCGATCGCGAGTAGTGTGAGTGAAAGCTTACAACCATTCAAAATCGAGCAACCAAAGCGTCTTCAGGCGTTGCTCAAAGAAGCAGAACGGCGTTTACACACAGAAGTCGGGCTAGGCGCTTTTCAATCAAGACTTCCCATCTTTGCGTATTTTAGAACGACGAGCTTGTTTACTTTACTCTCTGGGATTGTGGTGGCGTACATACGCTCTGTTGCATCACTCGGAACAGGAACGTGCTTTTAA
- a CDS encoding ABC transporter ATP-binding protein, with the protein MSIYQSLKKSYTPARRRENDWRLFLRLVPYARRNGRLLALSMCLLVPIALANALQPFLIGQVISLIRHEPSTYEFFRNRPFSQGLNILEGLLVIAIAIQLILTGLQGYIVQKLGQQITAAIRQDLFQHVTSLAVRFFDRTPVGKLITRITSDVEVLGDVFSTGAVGIISDLFLMLVTLGLMFSIQWQLSCLLLLMLLPTSWVIVYIQKQYRKANYKGREELSILNSQLQENVLGINVVQLFRREKFNAELFRATNSNYTQQMDKTIFYDSFVSATLEWIGLIAIAGVLCMGGWLLLEKNLTFGTLSTFVLYAQRLFDPLRAFAEKFTVIQAGFTAIERVGDILDEPIEIRDRANVRFSIFDAKFGYIDEILANLESPNLTSPPELGEIRFDHVWFAYKNDDYVIKDLDFTIHPGEKIALVGPTGAGKTSIIRLLCRLYEPTQGRILIDGVDIREVPQAELRRYMAVILQEGFLFAGDVKSNISLGDGYTIEQIQQAAEETNIAQFIEELPQGYDTQLRERGTNISSGQKQLLAFARAAIRNPQILVLDEATASLDVGTEASVQEALNQLLLRRTAIIIAHRLSTIRNVDRIFVLKRGELIEQGSHEQLLQQGGLYATLHNLQMLGA; encoded by the coding sequence ATGAGCATCTACCAATCTCTGAAAAAATCTTATACACCAGCTCGTCGGCGTGAAAATGACTGGCGGTTATTTTTGCGTTTGGTGCCTTATGCCCGTCGTAACGGGCGGCTACTGGCGCTGTCGATGTGCCTACTCGTACCGATCGCACTAGCTAATGCCTTACAACCTTTCTTGATTGGCCAAGTAATCTCCCTAATTCGTCACGAACCAAGCACTTACGAATTTTTCAGGAATCGTCCCTTCTCGCAAGGGCTAAATATCCTAGAGGGATTACTGGTAATTGCGATCGCCATCCAATTGATATTGACAGGTTTGCAAGGTTATATAGTCCAAAAGCTAGGGCAACAAATCACCGCAGCAATTCGCCAAGACTTATTTCAGCATGTAACATCTCTAGCAGTGCGCTTTTTTGACCGCACACCCGTAGGTAAATTAATTACCAGAATCACCAGTGATGTGGAAGTGTTAGGCGATGTCTTTTCTACTGGGGCAGTTGGCATTATATCCGATTTGTTTTTAATGCTGGTGACTTTGGGTTTAATGTTTTCCATCCAGTGGCAACTTTCTTGCTTGCTGCTATTGATGCTGTTACCAACTAGCTGGGTAATTGTTTACATTCAAAAACAGTACCGCAAAGCCAATTACAAAGGGCGAGAAGAACTTTCGATCCTGAATTCACAGCTACAAGAAAATGTGCTTGGTATTAACGTCGTGCAGTTGTTCCGTAGAGAAAAATTTAATGCCGAATTGTTTCGTGCTACGAACAGCAACTACACTCAGCAAATGGATAAAACCATCTTTTATGATTCATTTGTTTCAGCAACCTTAGAATGGATTGGACTGATTGCGATCGCAGGTGTTTTGTGCATGGGTGGTTGGTTGCTGTTGGAAAAAAACTTGACTTTCGGGACTTTATCTACATTCGTATTGTATGCCCAGCGATTATTTGACCCTTTAAGGGCTTTTGCGGAAAAATTTACAGTAATTCAAGCTGGTTTCACCGCCATTGAACGCGTAGGCGATATATTAGACGAACCGATAGAAATTCGCGATCGCGCCAATGTCCGCTTCTCAATATTTGATGCAAAATTTGGCTACATCGACGAAATCCTGGCAAATCTAGAATCCCCAAACCTCACTTCTCCCCCAGAACTGGGAGAGATTCGTTTTGATCACGTCTGGTTTGCTTACAAAAATGATGATTACGTAATTAAAGACTTAGATTTCACCATTCATCCTGGTGAAAAAATTGCATTAGTTGGCCCCACTGGTGCAGGTAAAACTTCGATTATCCGTCTTTTGTGCCGCCTCTACGAACCCACTCAAGGACGCATTCTCATAGATGGCGTCGATATTCGGGAAGTACCACAAGCAGAACTGCGGCGTTACATGGCAGTAATTTTACAAGAAGGCTTTTTGTTTGCTGGCGATGTTAAAAGCAACATTTCTTTAGGAGATGGCTACACCATTGAACAGATTCAACAAGCAGCTGAAGAAACCAACATTGCCCAGTTTATAGAAGAATTACCCCAAGGTTATGATACTCAACTTCGAGAACGGGGCACAAATATTTCTAGTGGTCAAAAGCAACTTTTAGCCTTTGCGCGGGCTGCCATTCGCAATCCGCAAATTTTGGTACTAGATGAGGCTACCGCTAGTTTGGATGTTGGAACAGAAGCTTCAGTTCAAGAGGCATTAAACCAGCTTTTGCTCAGACGTACCGCCATTATTATTGCTCACCGCTTGTCTACAATTCGCAATGTAGACCGAATTTTTGTTCTCAAGCGTGGCGAATTAATCGAACAGGGAAGTCATGAGCAACTACTGCAACAAGGAGGGCTTTATGCCACTTTACATAACTTACAAATGTTGGGAGCTTAG
- a CDS encoding tetratricopeptide repeat protein produces MRQPLNRVKEWEQRRDEANRYYQRGKFQESLDLATKNLHLARAIPDRAREGYTLNDLGLAHLSCRQPQKALERFYQALSVAIEIGNTPAEATALSNLGSTYSHLGRFSQALEYFDKALPIFRRSQDTQNEVSTLNDIALIYTRLGEPKRSLLLQHQILRMRRLLGDFSGEATTLNGIGFAYNVLGKFEQALEFFQAALPIQRAVKNLLAEATTLNNIASVYHDLGKPKEALLLYNQVLLTRRAISDRSGEATTLHNIGFTYSTLAEHRQAMKFYKQAIVIYQELGDNLGEISTLLNMGSLYATTKRKKMARSCYQNAQELAEQIEYQPLLEKVQQFIDSL; encoded by the coding sequence ATGAGGCAACCTTTAAATCGAGTTAAAGAATGGGAACAACGTCGTGACGAAGCAAACCGCTACTACCAACGGGGGAAATTTCAAGAGTCTCTCGATCTTGCAACCAAAAATTTACACTTGGCTAGAGCAATTCCAGACCGAGCCAGAGAAGGTTATACATTAAACGACCTCGGTTTAGCTCACCTCAGTTGCAGGCAACCTCAAAAAGCATTAGAGCGCTTTTATCAGGCGCTTTCGGTTGCTATTGAAATTGGCAACACGCCAGCAGAGGCAACTGCACTTAGCAATCTGGGTTCTACCTACAGCCATCTTGGACGCTTTTCGCAAGCATTAGAATATTTTGACAAAGCACTGCCAATCTTTAGGCGATCGCAAGATACCCAAAATGAAGTTTCTACTCTTAATGATATAGCTCTAATTTATACCCGCTTAGGAGAACCGAAACGGTCACTGTTGCTACAACACCAAATTTTGAGAATGCGGCGATTGTTAGGTGACTTTTCTGGTGAAGCCACAACGCTCAATGGCATTGGATTTGCTTACAATGTCTTAGGCAAGTTTGAGCAAGCGCTAGAATTTTTTCAAGCAGCACTGCCAATTCAACGAGCTGTGAAGAATTTACTTGCAGAAGCAACGACCTTGAACAATATTGCTTCTGTCTATCATGATTTAGGAAAACCCAAAGAAGCACTATTGCTCTACAATCAAGTTCTTTTGACACGTCGAGCAATCAGCGATCGCTCTGGTGAGGCAACAACTCTTCACAACATTGGTTTTACCTACAGCACGCTGGCAGAGCATCGCCAAGCAATGAAGTTCTACAAGCAAGCCATTGTGATTTATCAAGAACTGGGCGATAATCTCGGAGAAATTTCAACTTTGTTAAATATGGGAAGCCTTTACGCCACCACGAAACGGAAAAAAATGGCGCGATCGTGCTACCAAAATGCCCAAGAGTTAGCAGAGCAAATCGAATATCAGCCACTTTTAGAAAAAGTACAGCAGTTCATAGATTCTCTATAG
- a CDS encoding zinc-dependent alcohol dehydrogenase family protein produces the protein MKAYEIQSNAGIDALALVDRPEPKPTDGQVLIQVKATSLNYRDLLVAQGAYGAGQKYPLIPMSDGAGEVVAVGEGVTRVKIGDRVAGTFFQDWIYGSLTKEKMKSDLGGGIDGMLAEYVLLHQEGLVILPDYLSYLEGATLPCAAVTAWHGLVTKGNIGAGDSILLLGTGGVSIFALQFAKLHGARAIITSSSDEKLARAKQLGADETINYKTTPDWEKQVYQLTNRTGVDHVVEVGGAGTLPKSLQAVRIGGRISLIGVLSGTGNEIDPMPILFKSLTVQGIYVGSREMFEAMNQAMQQHQIKPIIDRVFPFTEAREAYHYLKSAAHFGKVVICNS, from the coding sequence ATGAAAGCTTACGAAATTCAAAGCAACGCCGGGATTGATGCCCTGGCATTAGTCGATCGCCCTGAACCAAAACCCACAGATGGACAAGTTCTGATTCAAGTCAAGGCAACATCCTTAAATTATCGCGATCTGCTTGTCGCCCAAGGAGCTTACGGTGCTGGACAGAAATATCCGTTAATTCCCATGTCTGACGGTGCGGGAGAAGTTGTGGCGGTAGGGGAAGGTGTGACACGGGTGAAAATAGGCGATCGCGTCGCTGGTACTTTCTTCCAAGACTGGATTTATGGCTCTTTAACCAAAGAGAAAATGAAATCTGATTTGGGAGGTGGTATCGATGGAATGCTGGCTGAATATGTCTTATTACACCAAGAGGGTTTAGTAATATTACCTGACTACCTATCTTATCTTGAAGGTGCAACATTGCCCTGTGCAGCAGTCACAGCTTGGCACGGACTTGTGACAAAAGGCAATATTGGCGCAGGTGACAGTATTTTATTACTCGGTACTGGGGGAGTTTCAATTTTTGCTCTCCAGTTTGCCAAGCTACATGGTGCTAGAGCGATTATTACTTCCAGCAGTGATGAAAAGTTGGCACGAGCGAAACAGCTTGGTGCTGACGAGACAATCAACTACAAAACAACACCAGATTGGGAAAAGCAAGTTTATCAATTAACCAATCGCACGGGTGTAGATCATGTAGTTGAAGTAGGCGGTGCAGGCACTCTGCCAAAATCGCTACAAGCAGTTCGTATTGGGGGACGTATTAGTTTGATTGGCGTATTATCAGGCACAGGGAATGAGATCGACCCCATGCCAATACTTTTTAAGAGTTTAACAGTTCAGGGGATTTATGTTGGCAGTCGAGAAATGTTTGAGGCGATGAATCAGGCGATGCAACAGCATCAAATCAAACCAATTATCGATCGAGTTTTCCCTTTTACTGAAGCACGAGAGGCTTATCATTACCTTAAAAGTGCGGCTCACTTCGGTAAAGTCGTAATTTGTAATTCGTAA
- a CDS encoding glutathione S-transferase family protein, producing MAEIKVYSAVVCPYAHRTRLVLQEKGINFDLIEIDLQNKPEGFTKVSPYGKVPAITHGDNRVWESAVINEYLDEVFPNPPLLPSSHIDRAQARIWIDFANTRFVPAFSTLLRSSDPEKQEEAKQELYKHLEFIENEGLAKLSGEGPYWFGESISLVDFTYFPWFERWTALKQYRGFGIPEQFTRLRQWKHALKERESVKAIAHSKEFYIERYAKFAAPTLAAV from the coding sequence ATGGCTGAAATTAAAGTATACAGTGCAGTTGTTTGTCCTTATGCTCACCGTACCCGCTTGGTACTCCAAGAGAAAGGCATCAACTTCGATTTGATTGAGATTGACTTGCAAAATAAGCCTGAAGGATTTACCAAAGTTTCCCCCTATGGGAAAGTGCCTGCAATAACTCATGGCGATAACCGAGTTTGGGAGTCAGCAGTAATTAACGAGTATCTCGATGAGGTATTTCCCAATCCACCACTGTTACCCAGCAGCCACATTGATAGGGCACAGGCTCGCATCTGGATCGATTTTGCTAACACTAGGTTCGTTCCCGCTTTTTCTACCCTATTGCGGAGTTCAGATCCCGAAAAACAAGAAGAAGCTAAACAGGAATTATATAAACATCTGGAATTCATTGAAAACGAAGGTTTAGCAAAGCTATCTGGAGAAGGCCCTTACTGGTTTGGTGAATCCATTAGTTTGGTCGATTTCACCTATTTCCCTTGGTTTGAGCGCTGGACTGCACTCAAGCAGTATCGCGGCTTTGGAATACCAGAGCAATTTACCCGTCTACGCCAGTGGAAACATGCTTTGAAAGAGCGTGAGTCTGTGAAAGCGATCGCTCACTCTAAAGAATTCTACATCGAGCGATATGCTAAATTCGCTGCACCTACTCTTGCTGCTGTTTAA